GCACATCCTAGCGGCGTGGTGGGGTGGGGGAGGGGAAGCGAGCCAGAAACGCGGCATCCTAGCGCCTGTCCCGGCCGGGGCACGTCAGCCGAAGGGTGGAGGGGTGGGAGCGCCGTGTCCGCTACTGGTTCCTGGAGCGTGGCCGTGAACACCACGCGCTACAATCCGTCGTCACGCCTGATTCGGGGCGCGAGAAAGGCCGCAGAATCCATCTGTCAGGCTGAGAGGAGAACTCAAGACATGAAGGCACACATGATCACCTACGGGTGTCAGATGAACGAGTACGACACGCACCTGGTCCAGTCGCAACTGGTCAGCTTCGGTGCGGATCTAGTGGAGAGCATCGACGAGGCCGACTTCGTGCTGGTCAACACCTGCGCTGTGCGCGGCAAGCCGGTCGACAAGGTCCGCAGCCTGCTGGGGCAACTGCGCAAGACCAAGGCGCAGCGCCCGCTGGTGGTGGGCATGATGGGCTGCCTGGCGCAGCTGGAAGAGGGCCAGCAGATGGCCCGCAAGTTCGAGGTGGACGTGCTGTTGGGGCCAGGGAGTCTGTTGGACATCGGCGCGGCGCTGGAGAGCAATGGGCGCTTCTGGGGCCTGCAATTCAAGGACGAGTTGCACGAACACATCCCCCCGCCGCCCACGGGCCGGCTGCAGGCGCACCTGACCATCATGCGCGGCTGCGACCACCACTGCACGTACTGCATCGTGCCCACCACGCGCGGCCCTCAAGTGAGCCGCTCGCCCGATGACATTCTGAGAGAACTGGACCTGCAACTCGCGGCGGGGGTGCAGGAAGTCACGCTACTGGGCCAGAACGTCAACGCTTACGGCGTGGACGGCGGGGCGAGGCTGGCGGGGTACCCCTCGTTTGCCGATCTGCTGCGGCTTGTGGGCCGTAGCGGCGTGAAACGCATCAAGTTCACCACCAGCCACCCGATGAACTTCACGGAGGACGTGGCCGCCGCAATGGCCGAAACGCCCGCCGTCTGCGATTTCGTTCACCTGCCGGTTCAGAGTGGCAGCAACCGCGTCCTGCGCCGCATGGCCCGTGAGTACACGCGCGAGAAATACCTGGGCCACATCGCCGACATCAAGAAGCATCTGCCAGACGTGGTTCTCGCCACCGACATCATTGTGGGCTTTCCTGGCGAGACCGAGGAAGACTTCCAGGAGACCCTCAGTCTTTACGACGAGGTCGGTTACGACAGCGCCTACATGTTCATCTACTCGCCGCGTCCCGGCACACCAAGCTACAAGCACTTTGCGGACCTGCCGCGTGAACTGAAGACCGAGCGACTACAGCGCCTGATCGTCAAGCAGAAGGAATGGAGCAAGCTGCGCAACGCCACCAAAGTCGGCACGGTGCAGGAAGTTCTGCTGCGCGGCGATGCCCACAGCGAAGGATTCCTGGAGGGCCATACGCGTGGCAACCACCCCACCGTCGTGCCTAAGGCGTTCGGCGCGGAGGGCGCGGGCGTGTACCCGGTTCTTATCGACCACAGTACCCCACACATGCTCTATGGCCGCCTGCTGGGCGCCGACGGCCAACCGCTGCCCGAGATTCCGCGGCTGGAGCCACAGGCGGCGGCGTTGAGCAGTCCACTGCAGATGGCCTGACACAGTTTTCACGGTGCCCTCTCCCTTCGGAGGGGGCCTTTTCTTAGGCTCCGCTGTCCGTCCGCCCGGATGGAGCGGTTACTTGATGTTCACCTGGAAGGCCGGAATCTTCACCTGGATGGTGCGGAAGCCGTCCGGCCCGGTACCGTTGGACGCCAGTTTGACATTGACGCTGGCCTGAGCCTCCAGCGTGCGGAGGCCAGTCTCCTGCGGGAACTCCACCACGGCCTGGATCTGCTCGCCGATATTCCACGGCTTGGGCGGCAAGTACGACGCCACGCACACCTGAAACTGGCCATATTTCAGGTCTGGTTGTCCGGTCTTGGCGGTGTCCAGCACGCTCAGGCTGAAGGGCCTGGGGCAGTCATTTTTCAGCAGCAGGTCATATGGACCGCGGTTGACCAGCGTGACCGTCAGCAGCCGCCCATTGACGCTGACGCCGGAGCTGATCTGGGTCTGTGGCAGCGTGACGCGTGGGGCGCATGACGTGGCGGCCAGCGCCAGGCCCGCCAACAGAAGACGTGGAGACAGCAGATGGGGAAGGCGAAACATGACGTTCAGCGTAACAGCCTGCGTCTGAGAAAGTGCCCTGACAGCGCCTTCCTGTTTGAGAGTGGAAACCATCCCACTCAAGCCATTTTCAGCCTGGGGTGACGTATAAAACCATCAACCATCCCGGACCGGGACTTGTATGTCCTTGACGGATGCGTCACGCCATGCTCCTCCACTATCTTAAGCGGATGCTGGCCAAGTTCACACTAAGTAGGATGACCTACGCTATGATGCGTACGTTCAAACTCTAGACAGGTGACAAGGCCGGGCAATTCGACCTTTGTGTTCTTTTTTTGACCCACCCCACCCGTCAACCCCCTTACGGAGGCCCCATGAAGAAATTAGTCACGCTTAGCTCGTTGCTCCTTGTTTCCGCCGCGCTCGCCGCGTCCCCTGCCGATACGCTGGTCATTCAATCAGCGGGCGACGTGCCCACTATGGACCCCGGCGTGACCTACGACACCGCCTCCTCGGCGCTCGTGGACAACATGTACGAGACGCTGCTCACCTATGACGGCGCCAGCCTGACCAAGCTGGTGCCGCTGCTGGCCACCAAATGGACGATCAGCAACGCCGGCAAGACCTACACCTTTGACCTTCGCAAGAACGTCAAGTTCCACAGCGGCGCCACCATGACCTGCGCTGACGCCGAATATACCTTTGAGCGCAATCTGGTGACAAACAGCGGCGCGAGTGGTAACTGGTTCCTGGCCGAGGCCCTGACTGGCAGCCAGAGCAACGCGGCCGATGACAAGAGCGTGACCTGGGCCAAGATTGACAAGTCCGTGGAGTGCAACAACAACGGGCAACTCGTCTTCACGCTGCCCGCCGTGGACCCCGCCTTCCTGGCGAAGCTGGCTTACACCGGCCAGGCCATCGTGGAAAAGGCCTACAGCGCCAAGATCGGCGAATGGGACGGCACCGAGAAGACCTGGAAGGACTGGATCGGCAAGGACTTGACCGGCAGTGAACTGAGCAAGAAACCCAACGGCACCGGTCCCTACAGGCTGGTCCGTAATGACGCCAATAATCACCTGTTTCAGGCTTTTGACGGCTACTGGGGCAAGAAGCCTGCCATCAAGAACGTGATCCGTCAGAAGGTGCCGGAACTGGCCGCCCGCCAGCAGGCGCTGCTGCGTGGGGACGCCGACATCATTGAGGGTGCGGGCCGCGCAGTAGATGAGGCGCAGATCAAGGGCAAGCCCGGCGTGACCTGGGTGGATGATCTGCCCAACACCAGCGCTACCGCGATCTTCATGAACGAGAACATCAAGGGTACCGGTCTGCTGGGCAGCGGCAAGCTGGACGGCAAGGGCATTCCGGCCAATTTCTTCAGCGACGTGAATGTGCGCCGCGGTTTCTCGTACGCCTTCGACTATCAGGGCTACATCAAGGACGTGCAGAAGGGCAAGGGAGCGCAGCGCACGGTGTTGCTGCCCGATTCCTTCCCCGGCTATGATCCCAAGATCAGCAAGTACACCTTCGACGCTGCCAAGGCCACTGAATACTTCAAGCGCGCCTGGGGCGGCCAGCTGTGGAAGAACGGCTTCGTTCTGACGGCCAACTATCGTGCCAACACCCCCGCATCGCAGACCGCGATGGAAATCCTGAAGAAGAACATCGAGGCGATCAATCCCAAGTTCCGCGTGAACATTCAGGCCAAGCAGTGGTCCGAAATGCTGGCCGATTCCAAGAAGGGCGAGGAAGCCATGATCCTGATCGCTTGGGCGCCTGATTACGCCGACGCCGACAACTTCATGTACACCTTCTACGCCAGCGACGGCTACTACAGCCCGCGTGCCAACTGGAAAGATGCCAGCGTGGACAAGTGGCTCAAGCAGGCCCGTAGCACAGTGAACGTTGCCGAGCGCAACCGTCTGTACAGTCTGGTGGGCAAGCGCGCCTACGAACAGGCCCCATTCATCTTGGTTCCCGCTCCTGTGGCTTACCAGTTCCAGAGCAGCCGCGTCACCGGTGAGGGGCTGACCAAGGCCACCTTCAACCCCATGACCTCGCTGTACTGGAAGGGCTTGACCAAGAAGTAAGCGTTCTTCTCTGTGACCTGAAAGGTTCCAGGAGCGGTAACGCCGATGGGGAAGGGCGGGGCGACCACGAACGCGGGTTGCCCCGTCCCCCTTTTGTTTTTGCTCGGGTTCATGCTGCAGATACCTTCATGCGCCTTCCTCCCTATAAACTGAGGCCCAAATGCTTAACTTCACTCTCCGGCGACTGATCCAGATCCCACTGGTCATGCTCGTCCTTTCCGTTATCGTCATTGGCCTCACGCAACTACTCACCCCGGAACAACGCGCCGCGCCGTACATCCGCAGCGAGCAGCAGGCCGCGCGCATACAACAGATCATTGACGAGCGTGGGTTGCGCGATCCCTTTCCCGTCCAATATGGGCGCTGGTTTTCCAACATCGTCAAGGGCGATCTGGGCTTTTCCAAGGCCAGCAACAAGGATGTGGTGGCCACAATTGCCGAGCGCCTGCCCAACACCATTGAACTGGCGCTCCTGACCGCCATTCCCATTCTGCTGCTCTCAGTTTGGCTGGGGACGTTAAGCGCGCTGCACAAGGATCAGCTGATCGACCAGA
This genomic interval from Deinococcus humi contains the following:
- the miaB gene encoding tRNA (N6-isopentenyl adenosine(37)-C2)-methylthiotransferase MiaB — translated: MKAHMITYGCQMNEYDTHLVQSQLVSFGADLVESIDEADFVLVNTCAVRGKPVDKVRSLLGQLRKTKAQRPLVVGMMGCLAQLEEGQQMARKFEVDVLLGPGSLLDIGAALESNGRFWGLQFKDELHEHIPPPPTGRLQAHLTIMRGCDHHCTYCIVPTTRGPQVSRSPDDILRELDLQLAAGVQEVTLLGQNVNAYGVDGGARLAGYPSFADLLRLVGRSGVKRIKFTTSHPMNFTEDVAAAMAETPAVCDFVHLPVQSGSNRVLRRMAREYTREKYLGHIADIKKHLPDVVLATDIIVGFPGETEEDFQETLSLYDEVGYDSAYMFIYSPRPGTPSYKHFADLPRELKTERLQRLIVKQKEWSKLRNATKVGTVQEVLLRGDAHSEGFLEGHTRGNHPTVVPKAFGAEGAGVYPVLIDHSTPHMLYGRLLGADGQPLPEIPRLEPQAAALSSPLQMA
- a CDS encoding ABC transporter substrate-binding protein, whose protein sequence is MKKLVTLSSLLLVSAALAASPADTLVIQSAGDVPTMDPGVTYDTASSALVDNMYETLLTYDGASLTKLVPLLATKWTISNAGKTYTFDLRKNVKFHSGATMTCADAEYTFERNLVTNSGASGNWFLAEALTGSQSNAADDKSVTWAKIDKSVECNNNGQLVFTLPAVDPAFLAKLAYTGQAIVEKAYSAKIGEWDGTEKTWKDWIGKDLTGSELSKKPNGTGPYRLVRNDANNHLFQAFDGYWGKKPAIKNVIRQKVPELAARQQALLRGDADIIEGAGRAVDEAQIKGKPGVTWVDDLPNTSATAIFMNENIKGTGLLGSGKLDGKGIPANFFSDVNVRRGFSYAFDYQGYIKDVQKGKGAQRTVLLPDSFPGYDPKISKYTFDAAKATEYFKRAWGGQLWKNGFVLTANYRANTPASQTAMEILKKNIEAINPKFRVNIQAKQWSEMLADSKKGEEAMILIAWAPDYADADNFMYTFYASDGYYSPRANWKDASVDKWLKQARSTVNVAERNRLYSLVGKRAYEQAPFILVPAPVAYQFQSSRVTGEGLTKATFNPMTSLYWKGLTKK